A portion of the Cryptomeria japonica chromosome 5, Sugi_1.0, whole genome shotgun sequence genome contains these proteins:
- the LOC131039579 gene encoding uncharacterized protein LOC131039579, which produces MSSKQGGKAKPLKQPKQEKKEYDEHDLANIQKKKDEEKALKELKTKAQQKGSFGGSGLKKSGKK; this is translated from the exons ATGTCTAGCAAGCAAG GTGGAAAGGCAAAGCCCCTGAAGCAGCCAAAGCAAGAGAAAAAGGAGTATGATGAG CATGACCTCGCaaatattcaaaagaaaaaggatgaggagAAG GCCTTGAAGGAGTTAAAAACCAAGGCACAACAGAAAGGTTCTTTTGGTGGATCCGGATTGAAGAAAAGCGGAAAAAAATAG